DNA from Chitinispirillum alkaliphilum:
GAAGATCTGTAAATGTAGTTTCCCTCAATTTGCCAGTCACCGGATCTGGAGTTCCAGAATGTTGGACGGTGTGAGGCTGCATATGGAGTTTCACCATAAAATGTACCATCAACCACTCTGAAAAATCCTCCCAGCCCGATTTCGGACTGTTCTCCAAGCATAACTCTTAGCTGAGGTCCCAGCAGAAACATCTGCCCCTTTGTAGTCACTTCATAACCCGGTATACCGCGTGTAAGACCAAATCCAAGCTCACTTGCAAAGAACCGCGCATGAACGGTAAGATCAACATCCTCATTTATAAAAAATCCCCCCCTGGACATTAAGCGCACATCGCGGTATTCATGATTGTCCCCTTCCTTATAGAAAGTGTTCTCACCGCTTCTCACAAAAGCGCTGTCTCTCATCAGGTAATTTCCAATACTCCTTACTCCTCCAGAGAGCAACAGATTGAATCTTTCCCTCTGGGCTCCAAATAAAAAGCTATTGTTATAATAGGCCTTTTTGAAGCTTGAATTCAGAAATTCACTTCCCCTGTAACCATTTGTTCTGTTATAAAGGGCGGTGAATGGCAGGCTGGTTTCGGTACGAGCTTCCAGTTCAACGGCAGATTTGGGATTTCTGGTTATTACATTTATGACACCGCCAAAAGCATTTGCTCCATAGAGTGAAGAGTATGGTCCTCTCACTATTTCTATTCTTTCCACAGCCTCCAGCGGAATCACATTAAGAATAAGAAAAGGGGTCCCCGCAGCATTAGTAGGAATACCGTCAACCAAAACGAGAACCCGTGTAGCAGCAAGTGCCCCCGGAATCCCCCGCATCATAATATCCGAGGGGATCCCCTCCCCCATTCCGACATTTCTTCGGACCTGTACCCCAGAGCTTCCGGAGAGAAGGTCATCTATATTGTGTGCGGTGGAAGAAGCGATCTCTTCTCTGGAAATGACACTTACACTCACCGGTAATTCTGAGACTTTACGCTCATTCCTTGTAGCTGTAACCACAATTTCCTCAAGCTTCACGATATCGGTGCTGTCACTTGGGTCTGCACTATTTCCCTGCACAAGAGCGCTGAAAAGAAGGATGAACGATATAAAAGTACCTCTCAGGGATCCAAAATATATTTTACTCATGTATCAAATATCCTTGGTATAGATTCGTAATATTATAGAATTTAAAATACTCTTATAAAAGGGTGTCAGTTAAAGAAAATTTTTTCTTGATTTGATATTGTATAAATGGTATTTTTGCTTTTCTATATTAATATCATTGAAATTATTGGAGAAACACATGCGAGAAAAGATTCACCCAAAATATGAAGAAGCTACCTTCACCTGTTCATGCGGGAATATAATCAAAACCCGTGCGACTACCAAAAGCACCCATATTGAAATCTGCAATGCGTGCCATCCGTTCTACACAGGAAAGCAGAAACTCATTGACAGCGCCGGAAGAGTGGAACGTTTCCGTAAACGTTATGAGAAAGCCAAAAAAGAATCTTAGCATTCTGAAAGAATAAAGATACGGCGAAGAAGGAGAAATCCTTTTTCGCCTTTTTATTTGATAACCTGCCTCTTGTATTACAGCTTCATGCATTTAAAATATCCACAGGTCCTGAAAGCTTATTTATGATTTACAAAAAAGTAGAAGAAGTTTTGAAGAAACACAGTGAACTTGAAAGCCTTCTTGCCTCTCCTGAAGTAACAGGAGACCCTTCAAAGATGGAAAAAGTGGGCCGAGAGTACAATGCCATAACACGTAATCTTCCGGTTTTCAAACATTACCTCAAGCTTATTCATGATATCGACTCCACGGACAAGCTGCTGGAAAGCGAAAGTGATCCTGAGATGATAGAACTGGCCCAGGAGGAGTTGTCAGGTTACAAAAAAGAGCTTCCGGAACTTGAGCAAAAGGTTAAATACCTTCTCGTCCCACGGGACCCCAAGGATGTGAAAAACGCGGTTATGGAGATCAGAGCAGGAACAGGTGGTACTGAAGCTGGGATATTTGCAGCCGATCTTTACAGGCTTTACACCCATTATATTGAGAAAAAGGGGTGGAAAATCGAAATCCTCAGCTCCAGTTTCGGAGATCTTGGTGCAGTAAAAGAGGTCATATTCATGGTTAAAGGGGATAACGCCTATGGTACACTGAAATATGAATCCGGGGTTCATCGTGTTCAGCGTGTACCACAAACAGAAACACAGGGACGCCTTCACACCTCAGCTGCATCAGTTGCGGTTTTTCCCGAAGCGGATGAATTTGAGATTGATATCAATCCCGAAGAACTGCGCATAGACCTTTTCTGTTCGAGCGGACCCGGCGGACAATCTGTCAACACAACCTACTCAGCGGTGCGAATCGTACACATACCAACCGGTGTTACAGTTTCTTGTCAGGATGAAAAATCACAGCACAAGAATAAGGCGAAGGCAATGAAGGTGCTCCAGACCCGTCTTTACGAAAAACAGCTTGCAGAGATTGAAGCAAAAGAATCTGCAGAGCGTAAAAGTATGGTAAGCAGCGGTGACAGAAGTGCTAAAATCCGCACCTACAATTTTCCTCAAAACCGCATAACCGATCACCGAATTAACCTCACGCTCTACAGTCTTGACTCTGCAATGAACGGCGATATCGATGAACTGGTGGAGTCACTATCTCTGGCAGAACTCAATGAACAGATAAAAAAGACCGGAATGTAATATGCCAAAGGAGATTTGGATCAATGAACAGGGGTAGAGCCCTGAGGCTAATGGAAACCCGTCTGCGCCCTCTTCTTGGTGAATTCAGCCAAAGTGAAGCAGAAATAGCTCTTATGACTCTGCTAAACATTTCCAGAACGGAGCTACTGCTCTCACTTGACAAAGATTTAGACAGCGAATTACAGAATCAGATTGAGACTATCATAAATCGCAGACTACAGCACGAACCACTTCAGTATATTCTCGGCAAGGCATATTTCTACGACCGAGAGTTTATTGTTACTCCTGATGTACTCATACCACGCCCCGACACAGAAGTAATAATAGAGAAGATATTGTCAGATCAGAAATGTAAAAAGTGCTGTTTTGCCGACCTTGGCACAGGCTCAGGAATTATCGCTGCGACATTGAAAAACCAAAAACCACAGTGGCGTGCGTTTGCAGTAGATATTTCTCCCCGGGCACTGAAAGTTGCCAGACAAAACACAGCTTCCAAAGTAAACCTGCTCTGCGCTGATATGGTGAGTTCTTTTAAAAGAATGGATTTTTTTGATTTCATCATCAGCAACCCCCCCTACATTTCTGCCGGAGAGATAAAAACTCTGGATAAAAGTGTTGTCGAGTTTGAACCCTACGGTGCGCTTTACGGAGGTGAAGACGGTCTGCATTTTTACAGACTCCTGGCATCAGAAGCACCTTACTACCTTGTACAAGGAGGATATTTATATCTGGAGATCGGGTACAATCAGGGTCAGGCAGTTACAGAGATTTTAAGCGATGAAGGGTGGGATGAGATTATATTAACAAAAGACCTTCAGGGCCATCCAAGAGTTATCAGCGCAAAACACGGAAAATAAAACTGGACATATGCATGGAAAACAACTCCCCCCTGCCCTCTTGGCTCAACAAAACGCTTCTTCCACAATGCGCATCCCTGATTTTTCGATTAATTACACTGACCCGTAATAAACTATACGACCACATCCCGACCTATTCTGAAAAAATTGACCATCCAGTCATAAGTATCGGTGGTATCAGAGCCGGAGGTACAGGGAAAACCCCAGCTGCACTGCTTACCGGAAATATCCTCAGCTCACAAGGACACAACATCGCCTTTCTTTCAAGAGGGTATGGCAGGAAAAACACAGACCAGATAAAGATAGTTCACCCAACAGAGCACGCTACCTGGGATACCATTGGTGATGAACCGGCGCTGCTTCATCAAAATCTTCCTCAGTCCTGGCTTGGTATTGGGGCAAAGCGGTTGAGAGTTGCAGATGAGCTGATCAGGGTTGTGCCCGAAGATACACTTTTTATCCTCGATGATGGATTTCAGCACAGAAAAATACGCCGCGACATAGAAATTGTGTGTGTACATCCACACCTTTTTTCTGATCACATGCTTCCCTGGGGTTTCTTAAGAGAGCCCCTAAGGTCACTTAAAAGGGCTGATCTTATACTGCTTATCGGCTCATCAGATGATAGAAACGATCTCCACACCGCAGCAGAAAAAATTCAACAGAAGTTTAAGGGCCTACAGATATCCATTTTGACCCAAAAACCGGTTTTTTGGGTCAATGGCCAAACCGGTGAGAAAAGAGAAACTCTTCCCCTGAGCAACCCCTCACTCGTTTGTGCAATTGCCCGGCCACACCGCTTTATAAATACAGTCAGATCCCTGGGCATAGAGCTGTCAGATGTTTTATGCTTCAAAGATCATTATGTTTTCCAATTGCATGATTTGACGAAAAAGCAGAAATTATATTCAACAGGAATAGTAACCACGGAGAAAGACTACATACGCCTTAGTGCTATGAATCTTTCCGAGCTTCCGCAGATGTGGTATTTAAAGATGAATTTGGAATTTTTAAACAAAAATTCTGAGGACGCTTTTTTTTCCGCCATAAAAAAAATAAAACTGTAATTTATATAGTAAGACAAAAAATCTCTGAAGTCATCCAAGGAGGACACCTTAATGAAATCTGCTTATCTGCTTAGTGTGACAGCTATTTTTCTTACCATAATGGTTTCAGCTGTATCAGGTGATTTACCAGAACCGGAAAACCAAAAATTTGTTGAAATAACGACTCATTTCCCCAGCGTTTATAGAAATCTTAAGCCCCATTCAGAAGTAATCACCCAGCCCAAAAGGGGAGATCGTCTGGAGCTTGTTTCCGAAGGTAAGAGATGGTACAGAGTACGGGTTGGAGATGAAACAGGATTTCTTGAAACAAGGGCAGGTATTATTATCTCGGAAGACAGCACCTCAAAATCCGGACTGTTTCTTATTCTGGGCCTGTTAATTATCGGAGGATTAGCTGGAGGAGGAGTTTTCTATTTCAGAAAACAAGAATCTACAGCTCCTTAGGTACTGCATATTTATGAAACTGTACTCAATGAAATTTCTTTTTCTCATTGGTCTGTTTTTTTCTTCTGCAATTTGTGATGAAGCAGAAGAGAGAAGATATGTCCAGATCAAATCCTCCTCCGCGAATATCCTGGAATATCTTGGCCCAAGGGCACCTGTTTTGGGGATTGCAAGAAAAGGAAGTTCTTACCCACTGATATCAGAGGGGCAAAGATGGTGCAAAATAGAGTACCGCGGATCAAAGGGTTGGGTAGAGAAACAAAATGTCGATATAGTTTCTACCCCATCTTCATATCTGGCCAAGGATGCCAAAGGGGTATTATTTTTTATTATCGGTGCAGGAGCAGCTATTCTGCTTGGTGTATTGATTATGGCTGTACGCCGCAAACTCGCCGGTAAGAAAAGATCTGTCTATGTTCAGAAAAGCGCTCTGGTCATTGCAAAAGAGAGCAAATCAATAAAGTACATCCTCACCGATGAGACAGTTTCTTTAGATAAATGCTTCAAAGAAATAGGTTTTACAGTTTTAAACGCACCGAATCTCAAGACAGCAGAAAAAAGTATCAGCCATGCGATACCGGATCTGGTACTTGTTGACTGGCAATTCAGCCCGACCATTCAGCATGATATTGAGCGTCTCTTTTCTCAGCGCCCATCAACCAGCAATGTCTATTTTCTTTTTTATAATGTCCCTGACAGCTTATTGCCCTCAGCTTCAAGTAAAATGCTTTTAAATGCAGATTTTCTGGGCATTACGTTTTCCGATCGCGAGATATTCAAATCCGTCACACCGCTTATAATCACCTCTGAGAGGACAAAAAAAATCCGTAAAAGTGTTGAAACCTCCGCACTTGAAGGGGCAATTGAAAGCGGTAGCCTTCTTGAGGTTTTTCAATTTATTGAAGTGGGCAGAAAGAGTGGATGTCTGCTAATCGATACCACATCCCCCTATGGCTTGTTTTATTTCCGGGATGGTAGTATAATTTATGCATCAACAAAGGATAAACAGGGCAAACAAGCAGTGTTTTCAGTCCTGAATTTAAACTGCGGAACTTTCCGTTTCATACTGAATAAACGGCCTAAAGCAGCAAATACCGCAATTTCCACACTTCAGGTACTGATGGAGTGGACAAAGGAATTTGATGAAGCTAATGGGAATTGATTACGGGCGCCGGCGCGTAGGTTTGGCGATCACGGCTGAGGATGGAACCTGCATCAGAAGTTTAGGGATAATTGACAGAAAAAAAGTTTCCGATCCCGTTTCTGAACTGCTTAGAATAATTACTGCAGAACAGCCTGAACTGCTTGTATTTGGTCTGCCCCTTGATGTTGAAGACAGAGAGACT
Protein-coding regions in this window:
- a CDS encoding Holliday junction resolvase-like protein, with protein sequence MKLMGIDYGRRRVGLAITAEDGTCIRSLGIIDRKKVSDPVSELLRIITAEQPELLVFGLPLDVEDRETLMSAEVRKFAQKVKEKADIPIHFTDESFSSHRAAQLLSYRKKKDRSNKALVDQIAACLILERYREEQ
- a CDS encoding Protein-N(5)-glutamine methyltransferase PrmC (Protein-N(5)-glutamine methyltransferase PrmC, methylates polypeptide chain release factors RF1 and RF2); protein product: MNRGRALRLMETRLRPLLGEFSQSEAEIALMTLLNISRTELLLSLDKDLDSELQNQIETIINRRLQHEPLQYILGKAYFYDREFIVTPDVLIPRPDTEVIIEKILSDQKCKKCCFADLGTGSGIIAATLKNQKPQWRAFAVDISPRALKVARQNTASKVNLLCADMVSSFKRMDFFDFIISNPPYISAGEIKTLDKSVVEFEPYGALYGGEDGLHFYRLLASEAPYYLVQGGYLYLEIGYNQGQAVTEILSDEGWDEIILTKDLQGHPRVISAKHGK
- a CDS encoding 50S ribosomal protein L31; the encoded protein is MREKIHPKYEEATFTCSCGNIIKTRATTKSTHIEICNACHPFYTGKQKLIDSAGRVERFRKRYEKAKKES
- a CDS encoding Outer membrane vitamin B12 receptor BtuB → MSKIYFGSLRGTFISFILLFSALVQGNSADPSDSTDIVKLEEIVVTATRNERKVSELPVSVSVISREEIASSTAHNIDDLLSGSSGVQVRRNVGMGEGIPSDIMMRGIPGALAATRVLVLVDGIPTNAAGTPFLILNVIPLEAVERIEIVRGPYSSLYGANAFGGVINVITRNPKSAVELEARTETSLPFTALYNRTNGYRGSEFLNSSFKKAYYNNSFLFGAQRERFNLLLSGGVRSIGNYLMRDSAFVRSGENTFYKEGDNHEYRDVRLMSRGGFFINEDVDLTVHARFFASELGFGLTRGIPGYEVTTKGQMFLLGPQLRVMLGEQSEIGLGGFFRVVDGTFYGETPYAASHRPTFWNSRSGDWQIEGNYIYRSSLAGTWTAGFDYLFNNISFGATLDSRTKDTISGSYGVDEFISAGGIYLQNEFRLPWRVELTSGIRSDFNSVSSGSISPKFGFAWRAHDKLILRTSAGTAFRAPATSELFMPDMQLNNIILLRSNPNLEPERIRSVDGGIEFRPTESFRFVCDIYYNSMKDLITQRLFIDDVVGVTHRNVNRAVSRGAELEIDWEPAHWIRLNANYNHQNTKNRDELTALDYIPDHNGAVRAQLKSDFGRYTFQGTLAKVFVGKRGFMDLENSRFQELDPYIRTDLTLRLDFENTYWAVLSAQNLFDAEIEESPGTLTPGRFFSLELGTRIW
- a CDS encoding Peptide chain release factor 1, with protein sequence MIYKKVEEVLKKHSELESLLASPEVTGDPSKMEKVGREYNAITRNLPVFKHYLKLIHDIDSTDKLLESESDPEMIELAQEELSGYKKELPELEQKVKYLLVPRDPKDVKNAVMEIRAGTGGTEAGIFAADLYRLYTHYIEKKGWKIEILSSSFGDLGAVKEVIFMVKGDNAYGTLKYESGVHRVQRVPQTETQGRLHTSAASVAVFPEADEFEIDINPEELRIDLFCSSGPGGQSVNTTYSAVRIVHIPTGVTVSCQDEKSQHKNKAKAMKVLQTRLYEKQLAEIEAKESAERKSMVSSGDRSAKIRTYNFPQNRITDHRINLTLYSLDSAMNGDIDELVESLSLAELNEQIKKTGM
- a CDS encoding Tetraacyldisaccharide 4'-kinase, whose translation is MENNSPLPSWLNKTLLPQCASLIFRLITLTRNKLYDHIPTYSEKIDHPVISIGGIRAGGTGKTPAALLTGNILSSQGHNIAFLSRGYGRKNTDQIKIVHPTEHATWDTIGDEPALLHQNLPQSWLGIGAKRLRVADELIRVVPEDTLFILDDGFQHRKIRRDIEIVCVHPHLFSDHMLPWGFLREPLRSLKRADLILLIGSSDDRNDLHTAAEKIQQKFKGLQISILTQKPVFWVNGQTGEKRETLPLSNPSLVCAIARPHRFINTVRSLGIELSDVLCFKDHYVFQLHDLTKKQKLYSTGIVTTEKDYIRLSAMNLSELPQMWYLKMNLEFLNKNSEDAFFSAIKKIKL